The Streptomyces sp. SS1-1 genome has a segment encoding these proteins:
- a CDS encoding pyridoxal phosphate-dependent aminotransferase, with product MQVIQSTKLANVCYEIRGPVLEEAMRLESAGHRILKLNTGNPAAFGFECPPEILEDVLRNVSSAHGYGDAKGLLAARRAVVMHNQTLGIETDVEHVFIGNGVSELIVMAMQGLLDDGDEVLVPAPDYPLWTAAVSLSGGTAVHYRCDEQSDWMPDLADVERKVTDRTKAIVIINPNNPTGAVYDEAVLRGLTDIARRHNLLVCSDEIYDKILYDGARHTPTAAVAPDLLTLTFNGMSKAYRVAGYRVGWMAISGPRAHADSYIEGLTILANMRLCANMPGQHGVVAALSGRQTINDLVLPGGRLKEQMDVAYELLTAIPGVSCVRPKGALYLFPRLDPKVFKIKDDRQMVLDLLRSEKIMVVQGTGFNWPEPDHFRVVTLPTATDLRDAMGRIGRFLDGYGQP from the coding sequence ATGCAGGTGATCCAGTCGACCAAGCTCGCCAACGTCTGTTACGAGATCCGGGGCCCGGTGCTCGAGGAGGCGATGCGGCTCGAGTCGGCGGGGCATCGGATCCTCAAGCTGAACACCGGCAACCCTGCAGCGTTCGGCTTCGAGTGCCCGCCCGAGATCCTGGAGGACGTCCTCCGCAACGTGTCGTCGGCCCATGGCTACGGCGACGCGAAGGGCCTGCTGGCCGCGCGCCGGGCCGTCGTCATGCACAACCAGACCCTCGGCATCGAGACCGACGTCGAGCACGTCTTCATCGGCAACGGCGTCTCCGAGCTGATCGTCATGGCGATGCAGGGACTCCTCGACGACGGGGACGAGGTGCTGGTCCCGGCGCCGGACTACCCCCTGTGGACCGCGGCCGTCTCCCTGTCCGGCGGCACCGCCGTGCACTACCGGTGCGACGAGCAGTCCGACTGGATGCCCGATCTCGCCGACGTCGAGCGCAAGGTCACCGACCGCACCAAGGCGATCGTCATCATCAACCCCAACAACCCGACGGGGGCGGTGTACGACGAGGCCGTCCTGCGCGGGCTGACGGACATCGCGCGGCGGCACAACCTGCTCGTCTGCTCCGACGAGATCTACGACAAGATCCTCTACGACGGCGCCCGGCACACCCCGACCGCCGCCGTCGCCCCCGACCTGCTGACCCTCACCTTCAACGGCATGTCGAAGGCGTACCGGGTGGCCGGCTACCGGGTGGGCTGGATGGCGATCTCGGGCCCGCGCGCGCACGCGGACTCCTACATCGAGGGCCTGACCATCCTGGCGAACATGCGGCTGTGCGCGAACATGCCGGGTCAGCACGGGGTCGTCGCCGCCCTGAGCGGCCGGCAGACCATCAACGACCTGGTGCTGCCGGGCGGGCGGCTCAAGGAGCAGATGGACGTCGCCTACGAGTTGCTGACCGCCATCCCGGGCGTGAGCTGTGTCCGCCCGAAGGGCGCGCTCTACCTCTTCCCGCGCCTGGACCCCAAGGTCTTCAAGATCAAGGACGACCGGCAGATGGTCCTGGACCTGCTGCGCAGCGAGAAGATCATGGTCGTGCAGGGCACCGGCTTCAACTGGCCGGAACCGGACCACTTCCGGGTGGTGACCCTGCCCACGGCCACCGACCTGCGGGACGCGATGGGCCGGATCGGCCGCTTCCTGGACGGATACGGCCAGCCGTGA